TAGGAAAGCTTAGAAACAAGCTAAGTATCCTTTGTATATTAACGATACATGGTAAGGTCAGTTATGAGAATGCTTCTGAAATAAGTAGTGATAGGAGCCCAGGAAAACATTATTACTTTGTCAGAGATTCATTCAGCTGATagtaaaaaaaactcaaaagactGGTTTTTGCTGTTTGGGCTTATGATAACTGTGGTCTGTCATGTTGAAGTTAATGGGACTATTTTAGAAGTTAGGGGAAAATGTATATGATGACTAAAGAGACTGGATTTCATTggacaaaaaaaaagaggaagaggaggaagaaaaaaagaaacagctaaaACTGAATATTGTGTACATATCCTTTTTTGTCATATTACAGGGCTAggatatagcaaatattttggaAACAGTCTGGTATAGTCAGAAACTTGAGCATATGAGGACTAATTTTTCCCTCATAAATCTTTCTCAGAACCGAAATATGAGTTGTTCATAGCACTctggtttggtttgatttttaaCATAGGATGCAGAAGTAGATGGAGAAGATGGCACCAAGCCTGAGGAAGaggagaatgaaataaaatatcccCCAATAGTCATCAAGAGCACACTTCCTGAGGAACTGCAAAGATTTATGCCCCCAGGGGATAACGTCCACACCATCATTCTGGATTTTACGcaagtcaattttattgattccGTTGGTGTAAAAACTCTGGCAGGGGTAAGCATCATCTTTAACAAGTCTTTTAATATCTCTGTGCCCAGTATCACCATGAGTAAAATCAGAGAATTGAACTAGGGTCCCTTTTCAACTCtcaaaattttgttgttgtttttgtttttgtttttcaacttttGATTGTGGAATATAtcgaaaatatacaaaataaagagCAGAGTGTAATGAACCCCCGTGTAACTATCACTCAGATTCAACTGTTATCAGTTCATggtcaattttgtttcatttatcccCACACCCATTTTCCCCTTCTCTTATTTTGAAGCACATCCCAGTCATCATATAATCTATAAATATTACAGTATATATCTCTTCGagaagattcttttaaaaacGATTACCATAATACCTTTCTTAGACTTGAATAAAATTTGACAAGAATTCTTTGATGTTCCAGATTATCACTGTTgatataaaaatcaaacaaaatacagatttttaaatgattagtTCAAAATGCATAATTATTGAAGTGGAGCAGCTCAAGTGAATGAACCAGAGCATCTTATATCACTAAATACGTATTGGTAGAAAGAAACTGGCACCTCACAGAGTCAAgagaaattaaactttatttcaaCATTATTACAGATTGTAAAAGAATATGGAGATGTCGGCATTTATGTGTATTTAGCAGGATGCAGTGGTGAGTACACTTTTAGAATGGGAGAAGTTTtaacattttggttttgtttgttttttaaataactgcaTTTGGAAGTATTTTCCCTTAATTTTAGTTTTaggtgaaaatgaaaattattcttcTGAAAATCTAAAGCTAGCTTTGAAATTTGCCACTTACAGCACTCACATCCCTGGGTTACTTGTGACAGGCCTCCTGCACTGGAGTTGGAGGAAAGGAGCTAATAAACCATTGTTCAGGGCTGGTATATTTTTTAGTAATTATTTATATAATGGCTGCCATaaacataattatataaaatcattTAGGTTTTTCCAGACAATGCCtgctctttttgttttaatataaattttggcTAAAACGGTGCTTGAAAATGAAATTCACATAAAGGCATCACTTTTCACCTACCAAAATGGCAAAAATCGAAAATGTTTGACAGCAGGCTCTGTAGGCTCACTGTGGGACAACAGGAACCCtcagacattgctggtgggagtgcaaacTGGAGCAGCCTCTGTGGAGGGCAGACaggcattttctttcaaaattacaaatgcatttACCTTTAACCCAGCAAATCCAGCAGTATGCTACACACATTCAAAATAACACATGTACGTGGTTAATGATCATAGTACTGTCTATAAGAACAAAACACTAGAAAAAATCTAATTGTCAAACAAAAGGGACCAGTTAAATAAACTAGGGTACATTTACACCATAGAATAATACCATGTatggtaaaaaataatttttattatatcattttaatatttaaactatATTGAAAgtgttactttttttaatgtttaagacTGACACCCAGAGTGTgggctaattttcttttttttttatttattatttactgatttattttatttattcttggctgcatcaggtcttagttgcgggatctttgttgaggcatgcaggatctttcattgcagcgtgcagtcttctctctagttgtggcttgcaggttttctctctagttgtgacgtgcaggctccagggcacgtgggctctgtagtttgcggcacccgggctctctagctgaggcgcgcgagctcagtagttctggcgggcgggcttagttgccctgcggcatgtgggatcttagttccccgaccagggatcgaaccacatcccctgcattggaaggtgggttctttaccactggaccaccagggaagtccctgggctaattttcctttcttcttttatagcacaAGTCGTGAATGACCTCAGTCGAAATCGATTCTTTGAAAATCCTGCCTTACTGGAGCTGCTGTTCCACAGCATTCACGACGCAGTCTTAGGCAGCCAAGTTCGAGAGGCACTTGCCGAACAGGAGGCCACGGCTGCACCTCCCCAGGAGGACTCTGAGCCCAACGCCACTCCGGAAGCTTAGACGAGGAGCTCAGCCTGCGATGGGGTATGAGCCTCTCGTGAAATTACTAGCCTACACGCTTTAAATAGTAGACACtaaatgtttttttcctaagGGTAAATACTAGTAGTAGTTAAATACTAGTAAATACAAGGCTTGATTTGGAGGGTGAATGACGCATAGCAAGATGTATCttacttgtatttttttaattgactattTCAAAGATATTATTAGCCTCTTGCCTGCATTTATTGTGTAGTGACATTTCTGTTACTCTTTAGTATTATCTTTGTGAacttaaagaatttatttattttaagtactTTATCCACAAATCAGATACGCTGTCACCAGATGGGTAGCAGTTCTTTGCTTTTGTACTTGTTGATCTACAGACTTTCTGTAATCAGTTATCTCACAGAGGAGGCAAACCCACAATTTTCTAGaagttcttcttttaaaataaccatttaTTGTTACAGAAGCAATGTAAGTACATtgcaaaaaactagaaaatatagacaagcaaaaatcagaaaaacattACATTACCACCAAAGATTATTGCTAACACCTTAATGCATATCCTTCCAGATCTTTTTCtatccatatatatttacatctttTAACCAAAATAAGATCATACTCTACATAGTGTTCTGTGACCTGTTCTTTTTCAGTCATCAATCTCTGCTTTCTCATTCTAGAACGTGTTTACCTCAGACCATATTCAAACTTCCCCAGTTGTCTCCACAGTTGTAGTTGGTTTATCCAAACTAGTATTCATTCTGTGACCTTACACTACAAATGGTCATGTCCCTCTAAGTCCCATAACTGTGTCTTGGTCTAGCACTGTCCCTTTTTTGATGACATTGACTTGTTAAAGGGAGTTGGGACAGTTGTCCTGTAGAATCCCATCTTGTGAGTGTGTCCACTCGCTTTTTCAAGGTGTTATTTAGTTTGTCCCTTTATTTCCTGAACTACCTATGATCTAGAAGTTATGTCTAACTAAAGGCTTCATGAATATGAATAAAACATTTCTTGCTAGAATATATCATAGATGAGACACATGCTTCAAATCGCATCAcaacagaaaacaagtaataTCTAGTTGACCTACCATTAATGATGCTAAAATAAATCACTTGGATTAACATGACAACCAATCCCCCAAttacattttctcctttgtgaCTAGTGAGTTATCTGTATGGTGTTCCTTTGGCATTGAATGAATGCTCAGTTATCCATTAGCCGTTCACCTAGGGGTTTTAACGTCTAGTGATAATCCTTGCCTAAAGCAGCAATTTTATTAAGGTGTGtgaattttcttttccaattctttcatttcttctgcaTTTATCAGTTGGTGTTTCTGTGTAAACTACAGCTTTCCCTCAACTTGAATTATGTAGTCATCCTTAAATATAGTTCTTACTGGAAGGgcaggttaaattttttttttttccatttagttatCAACTTCAGAGTAAGGAGTTGGTTTAATAGATGGTGACGAATTAGGttctttttgatttttcctttttcgtGTAATTATACACTCATGAATTGTTGTAGTTTTAATGTGTTTCAGTGCATTATAGTTATTCTTTTTGGTGTTCAAATTGTCACACCTGTGGCCAGTAGGAGCCCCTagaagttttgttgttgttgctaaaaGTGATTTAccacatattttagaaaatggaCTCCTGGGTATAATTTAATACCTTCCTTCTAAGTCCATAGAGTTAGTTAATTCTTCATCAAACTCAGTTTTAAGCCGATGAGTGAGTAAAATGCTGTTTGAAGCATTTACTCTACAGTTGTTCAAAAGGAGTGGGGAGACCTTTAAGCCAGTTTGTCATCAGAAGTTCCTGCTCCTGTAATTCTAACCACCTGCTCACTCCAAATCACAGCACAAGTATTAGCCAACCTGCCTAAAGCCTCATCTGCTAAGATTTCCTGCtaatagttgtttttgtttttgttttacgtGTTTCCTTATTGACTCCTTGTTTTAGTTTTCATGAAGAAAACACTTCCAGGGGAAAAGTGCATCAGGAAAGAAGTAGGTTAGCATGGGTCTACTCCAAACCAAACCCTATGGCTTGTTTGCTTTAAGTCTTATCAGGTTTCTCAGTGACTTTACTAATTTAATTCAAAGTAGACCCCCCGCCCCTTTCTAATCAATACTTTATCTAGATCTAGAGTGAAATTAGATTTGCAGTCAGTTATTTCCTTTGCAATCATCAGATACATCTGCATTCTGATACAGACTGCCTTCTGAAAGAGCATGTAGTTATAGGACCTCAGCTTATACTAGAAACTTTTATAAAAGGGCTTGTATCATTTTAGCCATTAAAGTAGAACTTAAGGATTTtaaacaatattataaaatattttattgcataaTCTTTAGCACCAGTCTTCAATAAATGCTTTACACACAGCAGATATTCAAGTCCTGGTTATTGATAGATTGAAAGCAGTGTACAAAAAAAGTACTTGTCTATAGCTTACaaatttgtatttaacttttctgtCCTTTAATTTTTAACCTATTTTGAATAGAATTCTACCATGTACATAAAAAGCATTTAAGTCTTACTGAGGggtaatatgtttttgttttggcatGCCTCTGATATCATAAGAatgtatttcaaaatgtattctatctatatgtaaatattttggaaTGTTTTACTTAGAGTTATTCCATACAGTGGGAAATTtcctgacttcttttacttacaATCAAGTTTTGTCTCTACCTCCTTCTTTCTGGACCTTAAAAGCTGCTAGTATATACCTTTCTATGTTTTTCAGCCCTGGTTCAAATTCAGATTCTTACTGCCCTATCAAAAAGGGCATAATCCACACTGATGGATATAGGGACTAGACTAGCCTTATTTTATGGAAATATGGGAAAGCCCTGTTTCCAGGAAGGTCCCATATAGTGATGTTGTCTTTCTCAAATCCTGTGTAACATGACCATAGTTGTTCTCTGTCTCATGACTGGATGGAATACGTTTGCAAACAGTTTTGAACCAGGGCCCGGGAAACTCCTCATTCAGGTCATAGACGCTGACTGTACAATCATACGGCAGCTGAGAGTGGGATCCCAATGCCAATCTCATCTGCAGTGGGACTCAGAGAAACAGTGAAGGGTATGAATCCTCTGCAGGCTCTGGGAgaagcattttgtagttttcaggtaACATCTAAAATACCCATGTGGTTTGATCCTGTATCCTTACCTGTTTAACAGAGAAGGGAGGTGCCTGCCTCCAAAGGTACATGTTGAGAAAATGAGACTGCCCTCCAGTGTGTGTGGAGAGGGTAGCAAACCCAGAGAATCTGCCCCAGAGTGGGTGGGTGTGTTGTTCTGTTTGGGGAGTGGGGGGCGAGGGGGTACCCTTGTGTGGGGCTGAGGGAAGGAAGGGTATGTGGTGAAGACGACTTTATTATGTCTGCCCCTTTAATTAATTCAAATTCTAAAATCAAACACAACTTCCTTGGTGTGAGCCTGTATGCTTTAGTGAGTGCAAAAGTGCTGTTGGTCCTTTTTTTCAGCAATGCTTTTAGGATTCAGTGGTGTAGATTCTTGATAACATGGATTGAGTGCTGATGAAAGTTGGTTTGAGGACTGATAAAAGTTGGTTTGAGGACTGATAAAAGTGTTATCTAATTCTCCAAACATACAGCTAACCAAAATGTGTGCAGTGGTTTTGAAACCCCTCAAATCCCAGCAGGAAAATGTTCAAAAGCCGGGACTGCACCAGGTAACCTGCCTGCTTACTGAGTTGGATTTAAACAAGTTTGAGCATCTCAGAAACccactttgcctttaaaaaaggCTTACCAGGTTTTTCATTGTACTGGTGTATAGCATTTCAGCTTTATGTAACAGATGAACCTGagctttgtgaaaattaaattttataaatctaatcacatttttaaaatggtttttaaaagtttttttttaaaggatcactACAGTATTTTTCTGAAGTCATAAACCCTTTGTATTATCAGCACGCAAATATGTGTAaacatgtatgtacacacacatatacacgtgtttatgcacacacacatacatattttaggTGGAGGGAGTTACCAGTgaatgtgtattttttctttttaaatggggTACAAACATGCTAATCTAGATAGTGTTGATGCTATCTGCATACATATGCCTGGGTAGAAACGCCcagatttttcaaataattcattGTGCATTGATTTGATGTGTGGCCAGTTAGATTTTCATCACGAAACTGAGATGTCAAGATTATTCACAGCCTATGACACGTTAGGCCTGAGTGGGCACCACATAACCAACTTGAGTTGTCTCACGTTGGTGCATCTGATCCATGTGGCAACATGAACAAGTGGTCAGACTTGAAGGAGTGTGTTCTGAATGCTTACATTGATCAAAGCAGCAGAAAAACACACATCTTTAGTCATTCACTTATCAGCATAACCTGGAAATGGTTCGCTTTCATACCTCATGAAAGACTAGGGCaggcttagaaaaaaaattttctcatcaagttcacaaaaatgaaaagagaaaggatgTTGGTTGGATTTTATGAATGAACAGCTTTATTCTGCTTTAaaactttcatattttatatatttcagtgCAACACAGCATTTTCTATGTTGtcaactttttcttttgtgaattaaaATGTATCCATCTCTCACTATTTTGCATTACTTGTGAATACTTAActacaataaaaatattctttattgtgTTTGGGTCTCAGTGTTTGGCAGGGGCCTGGAAGGGGGTAATTGTggtggaagaggggagggaaTTTGGTGGTGGCTGtacaagaaataattttaaagagctTTGATTAAGATtctaataaaaacttttattttagaaatacctCACTATAGACCAGAAGTCTAACGGGAGCTTTACTGAAATTTTAAAccattaatttataaaatgaaaataagtactTTTCTGTATAAAGCCAATTCCAGATTTTCTAAATGAGATTAttatatgtgtttttctttttgctttactaCTTCGCTAGTCATTAAAATCAACAATTCTTCTTGATTAATTTGAAATCAACTCAAATGGCAAAGCAAAACACATTACATCAGATGCTTCCTACACTTTAAACATAGTTTAGCCAAAGCTGCTTTATTCAACGTTGTAGGAAAAAACCTGTCGAAACACATGTGATCACGTGCCTGGATGGGCCGTTGTGATGAGGGCAGAAGAGCATAATGGGCGGGACATCGGTGATGGAGCTGTCAAACTTGgacttgaatcccagctctgctacaaGGAAACGAGGTAGGAAAATTCTGCATCTGTTAAATCCACGTCACTGGGCAGAtgggaagataaaatgagataatatatgtacagCACTCAACCAGCATATGCCTAGAACATATGTGGTCAAAGCAAGCACTTCACAATTTGGAACCTTTAAAAATGGtagcaagaaaaaaaacagcttttctgCCTAACGGCATTAGATATCACCCTTTATTGTACCACAGAGAAaagacatctgaaaaaaaaagcatacaattttgaaaaccatttattttgtgtgtgaaaTGGTTATTAAGAAGTCTGTATAAGGTTAGGATTCCAATGAACAGTGTTTTCATGAACACCTCCAGGGCTCAGTTGTATGTCATATAGCGTGGAGTAGCACTGAATTTGGCATAGGACTTGATGACCTTATTTACAGCTTCCAAGAAATCCTTCTCAGTAGCAATTTTTCGCCGTGCTCGGATGGCAAACATACCAGCTTCTGTGCAGACGCTTCTGATCTCAGCACctttcaaacaaaaagaaaataacaggctTAATTAAAGCAGCCCAAATAGACAGACCAGCAAATAGAAGCAAGACCTTTCTACCTACCAGTGCTATTTGGACACAGTCGTGCTAACAATTCAAATCTGATATCTCTTTCAACACTCATTGAACGGGCATGAATCTTAAAAATGTGAGTCCGACCCTAAAAATAGGGGAATTGacaaatattaaaatggaaaacagcaCAGGAAGAAGAAGTTTCAAGAATCCCTTTTCTACAGTGAAATGATGTTCCCACCTCTAGATCAGGTAAGCTAAACTCAATCTTCCTGTCCAGTCTCCCAGGCCTCATCAGCGCTGGGTCCAGAGTGTCAGGTCTGTTTGTGGCCATCAGAACTTTAATGTTGCCTCGAGGATCAAACCCATCCAGCTGATTGATCAGCTCCAACATGGTCCTCTGCACTTCATTGTCACCCCCAGCACCGTCGTCAAAACGAGCCCCTGAGAAGACAGGAGGAAAGATGCTCTTCACATCTACTCAGAGCAGCACAGTAAATCTCAGCACAGTAAATCTCAGCTCAGATCACACCCTCCAGCCCAAGGGAACTTCTCAGTTTTAAGCAAATCCTGTAAGAACAGCCTGATTTACACAAAACTAACGAGAAAAGGACTCGTCATAGGTTGATTTAACAtaagttcctttattttttttaaatcctctttAAGGATTTTGGTTTAAGTCACTCAAGAACACCTCCATTCAACACAATATAATATACACCTAGACTAGGCAAAAGATTACATGCAAAGTTTAGCACTATAATGGTATTTGAGTATATGTAAGAAGATGCCAAACTCTTCTAAATTTCTCAAAACTGTCCTTAAAAATATGGCTAAATCCATAATACAGTAGAACTGTAACAGCTTACTATCACACTGATTTGGATATATTAGAATACTCTAGGTTAATGTCAATACTCTTCTTCATTTCAACCAAAATAGCACAAGAAGAGGCCtccatatacattttttcattttaaaattgtataaatacATACTGTTGTATTAATGCATTATGTacattataaaatacaaaaatagacattttaaaaatgagattaaaattaaatatgaagaaaagtaccaatattttcttccttcaccctAATACTGTTTTATACAAAATCCATTTTGGAAGCCACAGTTTCAGAGCATCCTGACATCATAAGGCTTATTCCAATGATACTACAAAAAATGACTTAAGGGTCACAACACCGCATCTATAGACTGCGGTCAAATTATGGCCCTTGAACATTACCTACAGAATGTCCAAAGCCCACAACATCCATCCAGTCTAAAAGCAAGACTTTAGGTATCCTAACCTCAGTCCCCAAACAGTGTTACAGCATCCACtatattttttaagactttttttgtcACTAAGTTCATTAAATAACAACTGTCTGGTGATATGACACTTCTGCAGCTAATAGGAACTATTACTCTTATAGACTGTAACAATAGCCAAGGCCTATAGAACAGTATAGAGTTTTCAAAGTCAATCACATTTATGACTGACTTCAAACCTCAAAAACCCATGAAATAAACAAGGCTggaattatcatttcttttataaaagaagCAAACTGGGGCTAAGAGGTAGTTAAAGTAACTTGTCTAGATTGCAGAGCTAATACTGTATTTCATCAAATCGATGAAGCCAATAATGTTATTTTATGTAAACTTTATGAAAAACTACCACCAATTAAATTATGCCCCAGTGCTTTCTGATCCGATTAAGTGAAGCCGTATCCCAAGTTAGGAGTTGCTAAAGTGAAAATATGTGCCCTAGGAAAGAAACTGGGAAAGTTCAAAGATAAAGACTTTGAGAAATACCAATACTATATAATGCTGCTTCTTTCCTTTATGGTTTGGCCCTACAGTTTATTAGATCCGTGACTCTGATGTGCTAAAGCTCATAAAAGAGTTGGAATTAAAATTCTGTACAAGATTAATGTATCAGGGGAACTTTACACATATTACTACAGAATTCTCATGAAACCCAGTTGTAAAGTTCTCTTGAGATACCATTCATACCTCCAATAGCATCaatttcatcaaagaagataaggcaggctttctttgttctgGCCATTTCAAAGAGCTCTCGAACCATTCGAGCCCcctgatgaaaaaaagaaagtgttaatTCAGAGttggttttaaaatcttttaaaatataataagttATACTTCAAACTTTTTAATATTCCTAACAGTATTCTCAACCATTATTACCTAAAGCTTTTTCAGGAGGACTGAAGTTTGTTACCTATTCCATCAAATTAATCTTATTAGCTTTAAAACAATCTTAAGTAATTTCATGATTTTGTACCTATTAAATAGCCAATAACTTTAAGACCTGAAGAGGTCAAATTAACacgattaaataaaataaaggcaccATTTCAATCAATAAAACTTGAGGAAATAAAAGCATCTGATCCATCACTTGGCATTtctgatcaatgaatttgatttGTAAGTTTTGATAAGGGAATAAAAGTATATCTCAACTCATGCAGATCCTTTTTCTAATTCTCATTGTAAGTATACTAATCATTAATGTTTCAGATATAATATATTCAGCCCTAGACTTACTAATGaaaaaaacgtgtgtgtgtgtgtacatacatgtgtgtacatacaccCACGCACATACACATAGACAatctctgttctctttctcaaAACAACATAAAACACTGCCCCTGAAGTGAATACACTTTCGAATGCATTCACTGGGCATTACTGGGTTATTGATCTTACAAATCAAATCTGTAGAAAATGTCACCCTTCTGAGTAGGGAGCATACTGATTAAAAATGTTAAGCAGTTTTATTTCCAAATGACCGCACGGGAAGGCTGGTGGCTTCTGGGCTTCTGACCTACTAATTACAATCCATCAATCAAAAAATTTCAGGTCTCAACCTTCAATGTGGAAATCCCATTTTAATTTCATCTATGCTTTATAAATCTTTCATAGAGCTACATATTCTTTGATTATGATCAATTTACTTTACCTCACCGACGTACTTCTGTACAAGTTCAGATCCAATAACTCGAATGAAGCAAGCGTCAGTCCTATTAGCAACTGCCCGAGCACAGAGTGTCTTGCCTGTACCCGGTGGACCAAAGAGCAGCACACCCTTAGGAGGCTCAATGCCAAGGTTAACAAACCTCTCTGGCTGTGATGGAGACACGATTTTTACACTTATCAATTCTCTATAATAAAAACAAGACTACTTCTACATCAGTATATTTAAACCAAAATTATTAAGTCCACAATTTATATACTTGATCTAAGTAAGAATTTTACTTATTCTAAGACATAAGGTCTAAACTATACTCATATTAATACACAAGGCTGAATGGCTTTTAAAGGTATTTCTATTATCCAGGgttaacaaaacattttttttccctaatttaaaaaaattacagtgtTTAAAGAATAAAAGTATTATCTCATATTTAATACATAATAATATGATAATTAATATCCTAGTTTTTTCCATTATCCCCCCAGGCTTAATTTGATTCAATTAAAGCCCATTTCTTCTTGATAGCATTAAAACACATTGTTTCTTCTACAACCTATTCTAAAGGTTACGCCTCAACCTCCCTTGTCACTAAATagcagattcttctttttttgaatAGGCTTGATGACTCAAtccttttgctttctcttctggAACTTACCAATTCTCCACACCTTTACCCTCTACCCCATCAAAAATTTTCATTtaggaaaacataaaattttaaaactaatataTAGGCATAATTTTAGTGCACAGTACACAAAACGCTCTCACATCTTTgtacaaagaaatttaaaaggcaaaagacTCAACCACTTACATGAAGTAAT
This genomic window from Eubalaena glacialis isolate mEubGla1 chromosome 8, mEubGla1.1.hap2.+ XY, whole genome shotgun sequence contains:
- the PSMC2 gene encoding 26S proteasome regulatory subunit 7, with amino-acid sequence MPDYLGADQRKTKEDEKEDKPIRALDEGDIALLKTYGQSTYSRQIKQVEDDIQQLLKKINELTGIKESDTGLAPPALWDLAADKQTLQSEQPLQVARCTKIINADSEDPKYIINVKQFAKFVVDLSDQVAPTDIEEGMRVGVDRNKYQIHIPLPPKIDPTVTMMQVEEKPDVTYSDVGGCKEQIEKLREVVETPLLHPERFVNLGIEPPKGVLLFGPPGTGKTLCARAVANRTDACFIRVIGSELVQKYVGEGARMVRELFEMARTKKACLIFFDEIDAIGGARFDDGAGGDNEVQRTMLELINQLDGFDPRGNIKVLMATNRPDTLDPALMRPGRLDRKIEFSLPDLEGRTHIFKIHARSMSVERDIRFELLARLCPNSTGAEIRSVCTEAGMFAIRARRKIATEKDFLEAVNKVIKSYAKFSATPRYMTYN